One part of the candidate division WOR-3 bacterium genome encodes these proteins:
- a CDS encoding type IV pilus twitching motility protein PilT translates to MIKLNDLLHTQVNSGASDLILKVGSPPIMRVNGDLTPLEVPPLTAVDIESGLVEMLKKEQIEEYRRNYELDLSYELPGVARFRVNLFRQKGNIGAVFRLIPEKIPTIDELGFPPILKELVMRPRGLIIVTGPSGCGKSTTQAALIDFRNENDNCHIVTVEDPIEFIHKNKKALVTQREVGRDTHSFANALKFVLRQDPDVILVGEMRDLETISLAITAAETGHLVITTLHTSDSISTIDRIIDVFPPHQQNQIRMQLSLNLLAIFSQNLVKRADGKGRIAAYELLIATSSVRNLIREAKTHQLLSILQTSQQQGMITFDACLANYVKKNLVSIKDAEAKALNPDTFHKEIELLTQGR, encoded by the coding sequence ATGATAAAGCTCAATGATCTTTTACATACCCAAGTGAACAGTGGGGCATCAGACTTGATTTTAAAAGTCGGTTCTCCACCGATTATGAGGGTTAATGGCGATCTTACACCTCTTGAAGTACCTCCCCTGACAGCAGTGGATATTGAATCCGGATTGGTGGAGATGTTGAAGAAGGAACAGATCGAAGAATACCGGCGTAATTATGAACTTGACCTTTCCTATGAATTACCAGGTGTGGCACGCTTCCGGGTTAATCTTTTCCGGCAGAAAGGGAATATTGGGGCAGTTTTCAGATTGATCCCCGAAAAAATTCCTACGATTGATGAACTTGGATTTCCGCCAATCCTGAAAGAATTGGTGATGCGCCCGCGGGGCTTGATTATTGTCACTGGTCCTTCCGGGTGTGGAAAATCCACGACCCAGGCTGCACTCATTGATTTTCGGAATGAGAATGATAATTGCCATATTGTTACCGTGGAAGACCCAATAGAATTCATTCACAAAAATAAAAAAGCACTCGTCACCCAACGCGAAGTGGGGCGGGATACCCATTCCTTTGCCAATGCTTTAAAATTCGTGCTCCGGCAGGATCCGGATGTGATATTGGTGGGTGAAATGCGCGATTTAGAGACGATTTCCTTGGCGATCACCGCGGCAGAGACCGGTCATCTGGTGATAACCACTTTACACACCTCTGATTCCATCTCCACCATTGACCGAATCATCGATGTCTTCCCACCCCATCAACAGAATCAGATAAGGATGCAATTATCTTTAAACCTTCTGGCGATATTCTCCCAGAATTTGGTAAAACGGGCTGATGGGAAGGGTCGGATTGCCGCTTATGAATTACTCATCGCCACAAGCAGTGTCCGTAATCTCATAAGGGAAGCAAAAACGCACCAACTGTTATCGATCCTGCAAACTTCCCAGCAGCAGGGCATGATAACCTTTGATGCCTGTCTCGCCAATTATGTAAAGAAAAATTTAGTATCAATAAAAGATGCCGAAGCAAAAGCTTTAAATCCTGATACATTCCACAAGGAGATTGAATTACTAACCCAGGGTAGATAG